One window of Aureibacillus halotolerans genomic DNA carries:
- a CDS encoding NCS2 family permease: protein MKKYFQFEELGTNYRREIIGGLTTFLAMAYILAVNPITLTLQDVPDLPDALRMDYGAVFVATALSAAIGSVIMGLVAKYPLGLAPGLGLNAFFAYTVILSKGMPWEHALAAVFISSIFFLILTLTGFREKLINAIPMELKLAVGAGIGLFITFIGFQSSGIIVNHDATLVTIGDLTNPNTLLAIFGIVVTVILMTKGVKAGVFFGMVLTAIAGLILQLIDPPSAVVGAVPSIEPTFGALFSAFTDPSFYTTAMLGVILTFLFVDFFDNAGTLMAVANQAGFVKDNKLPRAGKALMADSIASISGSIFGTSTVTSYVESSAGVSAGARTGFASLVTAACFLLSLFFFPLLEMVTPYVTAPALIIVGVLMVSTLGKIDWSKFEIAVPAFFTMITMPLTYSIATGIAVGFIFYPITMIFKGKAKEVHPIMYVFFFVFLVYLAFPQ, encoded by the coding sequence ATGAAGAAGTATTTTCAGTTTGAAGAGCTTGGCACAAATTATCGGCGAGAAATCATTGGTGGCTTGACCACATTTTTAGCGATGGCTTATATTCTCGCTGTCAATCCAATCACGCTAACGCTTCAGGACGTGCCAGACCTTCCAGATGCGTTGAGAATGGATTATGGTGCCGTGTTTGTCGCAACCGCTTTGTCTGCGGCCATTGGATCCGTCATTATGGGGCTCGTTGCGAAATATCCATTAGGACTCGCCCCTGGTTTAGGCTTGAATGCATTCTTTGCCTATACGGTTATTCTAAGTAAGGGAATGCCTTGGGAACACGCGCTTGCCGCTGTTTTTATCTCAAGCATCTTCTTTTTGATTCTGACACTGACAGGGTTTAGGGAGAAGTTAATCAATGCGATCCCGATGGAATTAAAATTAGCCGTTGGGGCAGGAATTGGGCTTTTTATCACGTTCATTGGTTTTCAATCCTCAGGCATTATTGTCAATCATGATGCTACGTTAGTGACAATCGGTGACTTGACGAACCCGAACACGCTGTTAGCGATATTTGGTATTGTTGTCACCGTTATATTAATGACAAAAGGCGTGAAAGCTGGTGTGTTTTTCGGAATGGTCCTTACCGCCATTGCAGGATTGATTCTGCAATTAATTGATCCTCCGTCCGCGGTTGTCGGAGCGGTGCCAAGTATAGAACCGACGTTTGGCGCGCTGTTTTCCGCATTTACTGATCCTTCATTTTATACGACGGCCATGCTAGGAGTCATTTTAACGTTTTTGTTTGTAGATTTCTTTGATAACGCAGGCACGTTAATGGCTGTAGCGAATCAAGCAGGTTTCGTGAAAGACAATAAATTGCCTCGAGCAGGCAAAGCATTAATGGCAGATTCGATTGCTTCAATCTCCGGTTCCATTTTTGGTACATCGACTGTCACATCGTATGTAGAATCATCTGCTGGTGTATCGGCAGGGGCACGAACAGGTTTCGCTTCCCTAGTCACAGCAGCTTGCTTTCTGTTATCGTTGTTTTTCTTTCCATTATTAGAGATGGTGACGCCATATGTCACAGCGCCAGCCTTAATTATTGTCGGTGTATTGATGGTGTCAACGCTAGGGAAAATTGATTGGTCGAAATTTGAAATTGCTGTTCCTGCCTTTTTTACGATGATCACAATGCCGTTAACCTATAGCATTGCGACGGGAATTGCTGTTGGCTTTATTTTTTATCCGATCACAATGATCTTTAAAGGCAAAGCAAAAGAAGTTCATCCTATCATGTATGTGTTTTTCTTTGTCTTTCTTGTGTATTTAGCCTTTCCGCAATAA
- the purB gene encoding adenylosuccinate lyase, which produces MIERYSRPEMAAIWTEENKFNAWLEVEILACEAWSELGHIPVADVKLLRENASFDMERIYAIEEETRHDVVAFTRAVSETLGEEKKWVHYGLTSTDVVDTALSSLLRQANNILRKDLRTFVDVIGEKAKEHKHTVMMGRTHGVHAEPTTFGLKLALWYEEMKRNLDRFERAADGVQFGKLSGAVGTYANIDPFVEQYVCEKLGLSPAPVSTQTLQRDRHADYMATLALIATSIEKFAVEVRSLQKTETREVEEFFAKGQKGSSAMPHKRNPIGSENMTGMARVIRGYMMTAYENVPLWHERDISHSSAERVILPDATIALNYMLHRFTNIVKNLTVFPENMKTNMEKTFGLIFSQRVLLTLINKGMVREEAYDLVQPKAMESWETKVPFRQLVENDPAIADKLTEEELEECFDYTFHLKNVDTIFERVGLA; this is translated from the coding sequence ATGATAGAACGTTACAGCCGTCCTGAAATGGCAGCGATTTGGACAGAAGAAAACAAATTCAATGCGTGGCTAGAAGTAGAGATCCTAGCTTGTGAAGCATGGTCTGAGCTTGGTCATATCCCTGTTGCCGATGTAAAGCTACTGAGAGAAAATGCGTCGTTTGATATGGAACGTATTTACGCCATCGAGGAAGAGACACGCCACGATGTCGTAGCATTCACAAGAGCCGTGTCGGAAACACTTGGCGAAGAGAAGAAATGGGTGCATTACGGGTTAACGAGCACAGACGTTGTCGATACGGCGTTGTCTTCTTTGCTCAGACAAGCAAACAATATTTTGCGCAAGGACCTCCGCACTTTTGTTGACGTCATTGGTGAAAAAGCAAAAGAACATAAACATACCGTAATGATGGGACGGACACATGGTGTTCATGCGGAGCCAACAACGTTCGGTTTAAAGCTTGCTCTCTGGTATGAGGAAATGAAGCGTAACCTGGATCGTTTTGAACGTGCGGCGGATGGCGTGCAATTTGGAAAGCTTTCCGGAGCTGTTGGGACGTATGCGAACATCGATCCGTTCGTTGAACAGTACGTCTGTGAGAAACTTGGTCTTTCTCCAGCGCCTGTATCGACACAAACACTCCAGCGTGACCGTCACGCCGATTACATGGCGACGCTTGCACTTATTGCAACGTCGATAGAAAAGTTTGCGGTTGAAGTGCGTAGCTTGCAAAAAACGGAAACGCGTGAGGTTGAAGAGTTTTTCGCTAAAGGACAAAAGGGTTCATCAGCGATGCCGCACAAGCGCAACCCGATTGGCTCTGAAAACATGACAGGGATGGCACGGGTGATTCGCGGCTACATGATGACGGCCTATGAAAATGTTCCACTTTGGCATGAACGCGACATCTCTCATTCATCTGCGGAGCGTGTCATCTTGCCAGATGCAACGATTGCGTTGAACTACATGCTTCACCGTTTCACAAATATCGTCAAAAACTTGACTGTGTTCCCTGAAAATATGAAAACGAATATGGAAAAAACCTTTGGCCTTATTTTCTCTCAGCGCGTGCTTTTAACGTTAATCAACAAAGGCATGGTTCGAGAAGAAGCCTATGATTTGGTTCAGCCGAAAGCGATGGAATCATGGGAAACAAAGGTGCCTTTCCGTCAACTGGTTGAAAACGATCCAGCAATTGCCGACAAGCTAACAGAAGAAGAGCTTGAAGAATGCTTTGATTATACATTCCACCTGAAAAACGTCGACACGATTTTCGAACGTGTGGGGCTAGCGTAA
- a CDS encoding DUF2179 domain-containing protein: protein MLENSIVMVCIILVINIVYVSFFTIRMILTLKGQRYMAALISTIEVVVYVIGLGLVLDNLDQIQNLVAYALGYGIGVIVGMKIEEKLALGYITVNVITKGYDTDVAQAVRDEGYGVTSWVASGREGSRLNMQILTPRKSEIRLYQLIKGIDPKAFIITYEPKAIHGGFWVRAVRKGKLPH, encoded by the coding sequence ATGCTTGAAAATAGCATCGTCATGGTTTGCATCATTTTGGTCATTAATATTGTGTATGTGTCCTTTTTTACCATTCGAATGATTCTTACGTTAAAGGGTCAACGGTATATGGCGGCATTGATTAGTACTATTGAAGTGGTTGTATATGTCATAGGCTTAGGGCTTGTTCTTGATAATCTGGATCAAATTCAAAACTTGGTGGCCTATGCACTTGGCTATGGAATAGGTGTCATTGTTGGAATGAAGATTGAAGAAAAGTTGGCCCTTGGGTACATTACGGTAAATGTGATTACAAAAGGCTACGACACAGATGTGGCGCAGGCTGTACGTGATGAGGGGTATGGGGTGACAAGCTGGGTGGCAAGCGGAAGAGAAGGCAGTCGGTTGAATATGCAAATCCTAACACCTCGTAAATCAGAAATTCGTTTGTATCAGCTCATTAAAGGCATTGATCCGAAGGCGTTCATTATTACGTATGAACCTAAGGCGATCCATGGCGGCTTCTGGGTGAGGGCGGTACGGAAAGGAAAGTTGCCACATTGA
- the purK gene encoding 5-(carboxyamino)imidazole ribonucleotide synthase, whose product MNSLIMPPATIGIIGGGQLGRMMAVAAKQMGFRVAVLDPDAEGPAAQLADTMIAANYSDLEAAKQLADVSDRITYEFENIDRDVLGWLEGTGKLVQSPLLLELTQHRIKEKQAIEESGCQVAPYRSVTDNATLQQAIAELGLPAVLKTCTGGYDGKGQVVLKTEEDATEAQALLQQGDCVLEQWVPFKAELSVIVVSSANGEVRTFPVAENRHEQNILAITTVPARFSESVLQQADELALKLAEALPLVGTLAVEMFLTQDDELYVNELAPRPHNSGHYTIEGCETSQFEQHVRAVCGWPLGATTLRQPSVMVNILGEHLPAVLNQVDSFGPHTHLHLYGKKEARPLRKMGHLTVTAPSVQEAEAEASELDALLYGKDNRGIHS is encoded by the coding sequence ATGAATTCCCTCATTATGCCACCAGCCACCATTGGCATCATCGGTGGTGGACAGCTTGGTCGAATGATGGCAGTCGCTGCGAAGCAAATGGGGTTTCGCGTTGCCGTGCTTGACCCTGATGCGGAAGGGCCAGCTGCTCAACTAGCCGATACAATGATTGCTGCGAACTATTCCGACCTTGAGGCAGCGAAGCAACTGGCGGATGTGTCGGATCGGATTACGTATGAATTTGAAAATATTGACCGCGATGTCCTTGGGTGGTTGGAGGGAACAGGAAAGCTCGTGCAATCGCCTTTGCTTCTTGAACTCACACAACATCGCATCAAGGAGAAGCAAGCCATAGAAGAAAGTGGCTGTCAGGTCGCGCCATACCGCTCTGTGACCGACAATGCGACGCTGCAACAGGCCATCGCAGAGCTTGGTCTTCCCGCCGTGTTAAAAACATGCACAGGGGGCTATGATGGCAAAGGACAGGTTGTTCTAAAAACAGAGGAAGATGCGACAGAAGCACAAGCGCTTTTGCAGCAGGGCGATTGTGTCCTTGAACAATGGGTCCCATTTAAGGCGGAATTGTCCGTGATTGTTGTTTCTTCGGCAAATGGAGAGGTCCGCACCTTCCCGGTCGCAGAGAATCGACATGAACAAAACATTCTCGCCATTACAACCGTTCCAGCGCGTTTTTCAGAAAGCGTGCTTCAACAGGCTGATGAGCTTGCTTTAAAGCTTGCAGAAGCCTTGCCATTGGTCGGCACACTCGCTGTGGAGATGTTCCTCACACAGGACGACGAGTTGTATGTCAATGAGCTTGCTCCACGTCCGCATAATTCTGGACACTATACAATTGAAGGCTGTGAAACGTCGCAGTTTGAGCAGCATGTGCGTGCAGTATGTGGCTGGCCTTTAGGCGCAACGACCCTGAGGCAACCAAGTGTGATGGTGAATATTCTTGGGGAGCACCTCCCAGCCGTATTGAATCAGGTCGACTCCTTTGGCCCGCATACCCATCTTCATCTTTACGGAAAGAAAGAAGCTCGTCCTTTAAGAAAAATGGGGCATCTTACGGTGACCGCTCCAAGCGTGCAAGAGGCAGAAGCAGAAGCGTCAGAGCTTGACGCATTACTTTATGGAAAAGACAATAGGGGGATTCATTCATGA
- the purL gene encoding phosphoribosylformylglycinamidine synthase subunit PurL, whose amino-acid sequence MRLQLEPSAETISEERIYKEMGLTDEEFSSVCELLGRQPNYTETGLFSVMWSEHCSYKNSKPILKKFPVDGPHVLQGPGEGAGIIDIGDEQAVVFKIESHNHPSAIEPYQGAATGVGGIIRDVFSMGARPVAILNSLRFGELSNNPRVQYLFEEVVAGIAGYGNCIGIPTVGGEIQFDPCYEGNPLVNAMCVGLIDHKDIQKGRASGIGNTVMYVGAATGRDGIHGATFASEELTEASDEKRPAVQVGDPFMEKLLLEACLEVVHSDALVGIQDMGAAGLTSSASEMASKAGTGIEMNLDLVPQRETHMTAYEMMLSESQERMLLVVTKGREQEIADLFAKYDLHAVSVGTVIEEPRFRLIHQNQVVADVPVDALAEDAPVYHKPSREPESYQHNQALPVWTPEITDVKETLTALLSQPTIASKEWVYEQYDYMVRTNTVVAPGSDAAVIRVRGTDKALAMTTDCNSRYLHLDPKVGGQIAVAEAARNIVCSGGQPLGITDCLNFGNPEKPEIFWQIEQAADGMTDSCNVLGTPVIGGNVSLYNETSGGAVYPTPVVGMVGLIEHTDHITTQTFKQAGDSIYVIGETTNEFGGSEIQKLLEGTISGKSPALDLTVEKERQQQLLRAIQSGLIASAHDVAEGGLGVALAESLFGTELGANIAIDLPEALLFSETQSRFLVSVPQAHKAAFEAAVTDVVHLGETIPQPELRIKLPEVNVAMPVAELEDAWKGAIPCLVKSKA is encoded by the coding sequence ATGCGCTTACAACTTGAACCTTCTGCGGAGACGATTTCTGAAGAGCGAATTTATAAAGAGATGGGCTTGACGGACGAAGAATTTTCATCCGTTTGTGAACTTCTCGGCCGCCAACCAAACTATACCGAAACCGGCTTGTTTTCAGTCATGTGGTCTGAGCATTGCAGTTATAAAAATTCCAAGCCTATCCTGAAAAAATTCCCTGTTGATGGTCCACACGTGCTTCAAGGACCAGGCGAAGGTGCTGGAATTATCGATATCGGTGATGAGCAGGCCGTTGTGTTTAAAATCGAAAGCCATAATCACCCCTCAGCTATTGAGCCGTACCAAGGCGCTGCGACTGGTGTTGGCGGTATTATCCGTGACGTGTTTTCCATGGGTGCTCGCCCTGTAGCGATCTTAAACTCGCTTCGTTTTGGGGAACTATCCAATAACCCCCGTGTGCAATACCTTTTTGAAGAAGTGGTTGCTGGCATCGCGGGTTATGGCAACTGTATCGGCATTCCGACCGTTGGTGGGGAAATCCAGTTTGACCCGTGTTACGAAGGGAATCCTCTTGTGAATGCGATGTGTGTAGGTCTCATTGATCATAAGGATATTCAAAAGGGCAGAGCGAGTGGCATCGGCAATACAGTCATGTACGTAGGTGCTGCGACAGGACGCGATGGCATCCACGGAGCAACATTCGCATCAGAAGAGCTAACAGAAGCCTCGGATGAAAAACGCCCAGCCGTTCAGGTAGGCGACCCGTTTATGGAAAAGCTATTGCTAGAGGCGTGCTTGGAAGTTGTTCATTCAGATGCGCTCGTTGGTATTCAGGACATGGGAGCAGCGGGTCTTACGTCGTCTGCGAGTGAAATGGCGAGCAAGGCAGGCACAGGGATTGAGATGAACCTTGACCTCGTGCCCCAACGTGAAACCCATATGACGGCTTATGAAATGATGCTTTCTGAATCACAAGAGCGTATGTTGCTCGTCGTTACAAAGGGTCGAGAGCAAGAAATCGCTGATTTGTTCGCTAAATATGATTTGCATGCCGTTTCAGTAGGTACCGTCATTGAAGAACCACGGTTTCGCTTGATTCATCAGAACCAAGTCGTTGCTGATGTACCAGTGGATGCCCTTGCAGAGGACGCTCCTGTCTATCACAAGCCTTCTCGTGAGCCGGAAAGCTATCAGCACAATCAGGCATTGCCAGTTTGGACGCCGGAAATTACAGATGTGAAAGAAACGCTCACGGCTCTTCTTTCGCAGCCAACAATTGCGAGCAAAGAGTGGGTGTATGAGCAATACGATTATATGGTGCGGACAAACACAGTTGTTGCCCCAGGCTCTGATGCTGCCGTCATTCGCGTGCGCGGTACGGACAAGGCGCTGGCGATGACAACGGACTGCAATTCACGTTATTTGCATTTAGACCCGAAAGTAGGCGGACAAATTGCTGTCGCAGAAGCGGCACGTAACATTGTTTGCTCTGGCGGTCAGCCGTTAGGAATCACAGATTGCTTAAACTTCGGAAACCCTGAAAAGCCGGAGATCTTCTGGCAAATCGAACAAGCCGCAGACGGCATGACGGACAGCTGTAATGTACTTGGTACACCGGTCATTGGCGGAAATGTTTCCTTGTACAACGAAACGAGTGGCGGTGCCGTGTATCCGACCCCTGTTGTCGGTATGGTGGGCCTAATCGAGCATACAGACCATATTACGACGCAAACGTTTAAACAGGCGGGTGACAGCATTTACGTCATTGGAGAAACCACGAATGAATTTGGTGGCAGTGAGATTCAGAAGTTACTTGAAGGCACGATTTCAGGTAAATCACCTGCGCTTGATTTGACTGTCGAAAAAGAACGCCAGCAGCAGCTTCTTCGTGCGATCCAGTCTGGTTTGATTGCCTCTGCGCATGACGTTGCAGAAGGTGGATTAGGCGTTGCTCTTGCAGAGTCCCTGTTCGGTACAGAACTTGGAGCAAACATCGCCATTGACCTTCCAGAAGCATTGCTTTTCTCTGAAACACAATCTCGCTTTCTCGTCTCTGTTCCACAAGCACACAAGGCGGCTTTTGAAGCGGCTGTGACGGATGTTGTGCATCTTGGCGAAACGATTCCGCAGCCTGAACTTCGCATTAAGTTGCCTGAAGTGAACGTTGCTATGCCTGTTGCCGAACTAGAAGACGCTTGGAAAGGAGCGATTCCATGCTTGGTGAAATCAAAGGCTTAA
- the purE gene encoding 5-(carboxyamino)imidazole ribonucleotide mutase → MQPLVGIIMGSVSDWPTMQKACDILDELDVAYEKKVVSAHRTPDRMFHYAEEASGRGLKVIIAGAGGAAHLPGMVAAKTTLPVIGVPVQSKALQGLDSLLSIVQMPGGIPVATVAIGEAGAKNAGWLAAQMIGAFSPEVADRVKAAREKVAEAVIESEATLQ, encoded by the coding sequence TTGCAGCCACTCGTTGGAATTATTATGGGAAGCGTGTCAGATTGGCCTACAATGCAAAAGGCATGTGACATTCTAGATGAGTTAGACGTCGCTTATGAAAAGAAAGTAGTGTCTGCCCATCGGACACCAGATCGAATGTTTCATTATGCTGAAGAGGCATCAGGCAGAGGCCTTAAAGTGATTATTGCTGGGGCTGGCGGAGCAGCGCATCTTCCTGGCATGGTGGCCGCAAAAACCACACTGCCCGTGATTGGTGTGCCAGTGCAATCGAAAGCGCTTCAGGGGCTGGATTCCTTGCTTTCTATCGTTCAAATGCCCGGTGGAATTCCAGTCGCGACGGTTGCCATTGGCGAGGCTGGTGCAAAAAATGCTGGCTGGCTCGCAGCGCAAATGATCGGTGCCTTCTCGCCTGAAGTGGCGGATCGTGTCAAAGCGGCTCGAGAAAAAGTGGCGGAAGCTGTGATTGAGAGTGAGGCGACGCTTCAATGA
- the purC gene encoding phosphoribosylaminoimidazolesuccinocarboxamide synthase: MAEGQLLYEGKAKRIYETTTSGVLLVEYKDEATAFNGKKKETIAGKGVLNNDISAMIFQALSLAGVESHFVEKVSERSQKVKHVEIVPLEVVVRNVTAGSLAKRLGLNEGEPIEPAIVEFYYKDDELDDPLITEEHVRLLRIARPDELKTMKEAALKVNEELTSLFADCGIRLIDFKLEFGRTADGSILLADEVSPDTCRLWDKDTNERLDKDVFRRDLGALTTAYEEIATRLRQKLTASGGELS; encoded by the coding sequence ATGGCAGAGGGACAATTGTTATATGAAGGCAAAGCGAAACGAATCTATGAAACAACAACTTCAGGTGTCTTGCTTGTGGAGTACAAGGATGAAGCAACTGCCTTTAATGGCAAGAAAAAAGAAACGATCGCTGGCAAAGGTGTCTTAAACAATGACATTTCAGCGATGATTTTTCAGGCGCTTTCACTGGCTGGTGTGGAAAGTCATTTCGTTGAAAAGGTGTCTGAGCGGTCTCAAAAGGTGAAGCATGTCGAGATTGTTCCTCTTGAGGTTGTCGTTCGGAATGTGACAGCAGGAAGCTTAGCCAAACGTCTTGGCTTAAACGAAGGCGAGCCAATCGAACCAGCTATCGTTGAATTTTATTATAAGGATGACGAGCTTGATGACCCGCTCATCACTGAAGAACATGTCCGTCTCTTGCGGATTGCAAGACCTGACGAGCTGAAAACGATGAAGGAAGCCGCTCTAAAGGTGAATGAGGAGCTTACGTCATTGTTTGCAGACTGTGGCATTCGTCTTATCGATTTTAAGCTTGAATTTGGCCGTACAGCGGATGGGTCCATCTTGCTTGCAGACGAGGTTTCCCCAGATACATGTAGACTATGGGACAAGGATACAAATGAACGCTTGGACAAGGATGTTTTTCGCAGAGATTTAGGAGCACTTACAACAGCTTATGAAGAAATTGCAACACGTCTTCGCCAAAAATTGACAGCCTCCGGAGGGGAACTGAGCTAA
- a CDS encoding NETI motif-containing protein — protein MENESLADCLDRMKKEGYQVVKRFEKPVFQEVKSGGNTTIQPIGRQVFFEGRRIDS, from the coding sequence ATGGAGAATGAAAGTCTTGCGGACTGTCTGGACCGTATGAAAAAAGAAGGCTATCAAGTAGTGAAGCGCTTTGAGAAGCCTGTCTTTCAAGAAGTGAAATCGGGAGGAAACACGACAATTCAACCAATTGGACGACAAGTCTTCTTTGAAGGTCGCCGAATTGACAGTTAA
- the purS gene encoding phosphoribosylformylglycinamidine synthase subunit PurS, translating to MTKAKIYVTLKESVLDPQGQAVQNALHSMSYTSVQEVRVGKYMEVTLDEQGDAAHEKIKQMCDKLLANPVIENYEYELEEA from the coding sequence ATGACGAAAGCAAAAATTTACGTAACGTTGAAGGAAAGTGTTTTGGATCCACAAGGGCAAGCGGTGCAAAACGCATTGCACAGCATGAGCTACACATCTGTTCAAGAGGTTCGCGTTGGGAAGTACATGGAGGTCACCCTCGATGAACAGGGAGACGCTGCGCATGAGAAGATTAAACAAATGTGCGACAAACTTCTCGCCAATCCGGTCATTGAGAACTATGAATATGAACTTGAGGAGGCGTGA
- the purQ gene encoding phosphoribosylformylglycinamidine synthase subunit PurQ codes for MKFAVIVFPGSNCDVDMFSAVKDELGEDAVYVQHTDTSLDGFDAVLLPGGFSYGDYLRSGAIARFSPIMPAVVKAANAGKPVLGVCNGFQVLLEAGLLPGAMRRNERLKFICKPVTLQVNNAETMFTSGYAQNQEITIPVAHGEGNYFCDEDTLQELQSENRIVFTYSDNPNGSLENIAGITNKAGNVLGMMPHPERAVHTLLGSEDGLVMFQSILNYWRKHHALTT; via the coding sequence GTGAAATTTGCGGTGATCGTTTTTCCTGGTTCGAACTGTGATGTTGATATGTTTTCTGCGGTGAAGGATGAGCTTGGTGAAGATGCAGTCTATGTTCAGCATACTGATACCAGTCTAGATGGCTTTGATGCGGTGCTTTTGCCAGGTGGCTTCTCTTACGGGGATTATCTCCGTTCAGGCGCCATTGCGCGTTTTTCTCCAATTATGCCCGCTGTCGTCAAGGCAGCGAATGCAGGAAAACCAGTGTTAGGTGTATGTAATGGGTTTCAAGTATTGCTTGAAGCGGGGTTGCTTCCCGGGGCGATGCGTCGAAATGAACGCTTAAAGTTCATTTGCAAGCCAGTCACTCTTCAGGTGAACAATGCTGAAACAATGTTTACCTCTGGTTATGCACAAAATCAGGAAATCACCATTCCTGTGGCACATGGAGAAGGAAACTATTTTTGTGATGAAGACACGTTGCAAGAGCTACAAAGCGAAAATCGGATTGTGTTTACTTATAGTGACAACCCGAACGGATCGTTGGAGAACATTGCTGGCATTACAAACAAAGCAGGCAACGTGCTCGGAATGATGCCTCACCCTGAAAGAGCCGTACACACCCTATTAGGTAGTGAAGACGGACTCGTTATGTTTCAATCCATTCTAAACTATTGGAGGAAACACCATGCGCTTACAACTTGA